A single window of Mugil cephalus isolate CIBA_MC_2020 chromosome 1, CIBA_Mcephalus_1.1, whole genome shotgun sequence DNA harbors:
- the LOC125019327 gene encoding uncharacterized protein LOC125019327, whose translation MVNFTLIPVLICTFCCISVSPYEFHTVEAQSGEEVTLLCSSFSIFHSQVKWFKVVKRSELRCVTFMFDSVHPASNSDGFKNGKFDVSSNMTTVFLKIHSLNSSDSGLYFCGYYIFNNNLVITEATNLEVQEVILELTNLMIWVLGALTVFLFVVITCLVVKIKKLHKARVEEQKPQETQRQSSDDLDYAAVTFHPKIERHYRPASKAEIEPDVIYSAIK comes from the exons ATGGTGAACTTTACCTTGATACCAGTGTTAATCTGCACTTTCT GTTGTATCTCTGTCTCACCTTATGAATTTCACACTGTGGAGGCTCAGTCTGGTGAAGAAGTCACACTGCTATGCTCCAGCTTTAGCATTTTTCACTCACAGGTTAAATGGTTCAAAGTCGTCAAGAGATCCGAGCTCCGCTGCGTCACCTTCATGTTTGACTCTGTTCATCCTGCTTCAAACAGTGatggatttaaaaatggaaaatttgaCGTTAGTTCCAACATGACCACTGTCTTTCTCAAAATCCACTCGCTGAATTCATCTGACTCTGGACTGTATTTCTGTGGCTATTACATATTCAACAATAATCTTGTTATTACGGAGGCAACAAACTTAGAGGTCCAAG AGGTGATTCTGGAGTTAACTAATCTGATGATCTGGGTCCTCGGAGCTCTGACGGTTTTCCTTTTCGTGGTCATCACCTGTCTGGTCGTTAAAATCAAAAAGCTTCACAAAG CTCGCGTTGAGGAACAGAAGCCGCAAGAGACACAG AGACAGAGCTCAGACGACCTCGACTATGCAGCTGTGACTTTTCATCCAAAAATTGAAAGACACTACAGGCCTGCCTCAAAAGCAGAAATAGAGCCAGATGTTATTTATTCAGCCATAAAATAG